In a genomic window of Pseudomonas mohnii:
- a CDS encoding oxidoreductase — MYLTPQHVLLAGATGLTGEHLLDRLLNEPTITRVLAPSRRALAKHPHLENPVGDPAVFLPQLNGRVDIAYCCLGTTIKQAGSEQAFRAVDLDMVVAFSKRAREMGARHLIVISALGADPKSPIFYNRVKGEMEQALRAQDWPQLTICRPSLLLGERTEPRLAEKLAGPLSRLIPGKYHGIEACQMARAMWRLALEEQDGVRIVESDELRKLGK, encoded by the coding sequence ATGTACTTGACGCCTCAGCACGTACTGCTTGCCGGAGCCACCGGGTTGACCGGTGAACATCTACTCGATCGCTTGCTCAATGAGCCGACCATTACGCGGGTTCTGGCGCCCTCACGCCGGGCGCTGGCCAAACATCCCCACCTTGAAAACCCGGTCGGCGACCCGGCCGTGTTCCTCCCGCAATTGAACGGTCGCGTCGACATCGCCTATTGCTGCCTGGGCACCACCATCAAGCAGGCAGGCTCGGAACAGGCGTTTCGCGCGGTGGACCTGGACATGGTGGTGGCCTTCTCCAAACGGGCGCGGGAAATGGGCGCCCGTCATCTGATCGTGATCAGCGCCTTGGGCGCCGATCCGAAGTCTCCGATTTTCTACAACCGGGTAAAAGGAGAGATGGAGCAGGCATTGCGCGCGCAGGACTGGCCGCAACTGACCATCTGCCGTCCATCACTGCTGTTGGGTGAGCGCACCGAACCGCGCCTGGCAGAGAAACTCGCCGGCCCACTGTCTCGCCTGATACCGGGCAAGTACCACGGCATCGAGGCCTGCCAAATGGCCCGCGCCATGTGGCGACTGGCGCTGGAAGAACAGGATGGAGTGCGGATTGTCGAGTCGGATGAGCTGCGCAAGCTCGGCAAATAG
- a CDS encoding glutamate-5-semialdehyde dehydrogenase, with protein MTESVLDYMTRLGIAAREASRVIGRASTAQKNRALQAAANALDAARAELTAANELDLAAGRATGLEPALLERLALTPARIDGMIVGLRQVAALPDPVGAIRDMSYRPSGIQVGKMRVPLGVIGIIYESRPNVTIDAASLCLKSGNATILRGGSEAIHSNRAIAACIQRGLAEADLPAAVVQVVETTDRAAVGALITMPEYVDVIVPRGGRGLIERVSRDARVPVIKHLDGICHVYVSAHADLPKAQRIAFNAKTYRYGICGAMETLLVDQTVAQDFLPPMAAQFREKGVELRGCDRTRAIIEALPATEEDWGTEYLAPILSIRVVDGLEQAIEHINHYGSHHTDSIVSEHLGDTRRFVAEVDSSSVMINTPTCFADGFEYGLGAEIGISTDKLHARGPVGLEGLTCEKYVVVGDGQLRGQESV; from the coding sequence ATGACTGAGTCCGTTCTTGACTACATGACCCGCTTGGGGATCGCTGCCCGCGAGGCTTCCCGCGTTATCGGCCGTGCCAGCACCGCGCAGAAAAACCGCGCCTTGCAGGCGGCTGCCAATGCGCTGGATGCTGCCCGCGCCGAGCTGACGGCCGCCAATGAGCTGGACTTGGCAGCCGGCCGCGCCACTGGTCTGGAGCCGGCGCTGCTTGAACGCCTGGCGCTGACCCCTGCGCGTATCGACGGCATGATCGTCGGTCTGCGCCAGGTCGCGGCGTTGCCGGACCCGGTCGGTGCGATCCGCGACATGAGCTATCGGCCTTCGGGTATCCAGGTCGGCAAAATGCGCGTGCCTTTGGGCGTCATCGGGATTATTTACGAATCGCGACCGAACGTGACCATCGACGCCGCCAGCCTGTGCCTGAAGTCTGGCAACGCGACCATCCTGCGTGGCGGCTCCGAGGCCATTCATTCCAATCGTGCCATCGCCGCCTGTATCCAGCGCGGTCTGGCCGAAGCCGATTTGCCGGCGGCGGTGGTACAAGTGGTCGAAACCACCGATCGTGCAGCCGTTGGTGCATTGATCACCATGCCGGAATACGTTGATGTCATCGTGCCCCGTGGCGGCCGTGGCCTGATCGAACGGGTCAGCCGCGATGCCCGCGTGCCGGTGATCAAGCATCTGGACGGCATCTGCCACGTTTATGTCAGTGCCCACGCCGACCTGCCGAAAGCCCAGCGTATCGCCTTCAACGCCAAGACTTACCGCTACGGCATTTGCGGTGCGATGGAGACGCTGCTGGTCGACCAAACCGTTGCCCAGGATTTCCTGCCGCCGATGGCTGCCCAGTTCCGCGAAAAAGGCGTCGAGCTGCGCGGTTGCGATCGTACGCGGGCAATCATCGAAGCGCTGCCGGCCACTGAAGAAGACTGGGGCACCGAGTACCTGGCGCCGATCCTGTCGATCCGCGTGGTCGACGGGCTGGAGCAGGCCATCGAGCACATCAACCATTACGGCTCTCACCACACCGATTCGATTGTCAGCGAACACCTGGGCGACACCCGGCGTTTCGTGGCTGAAGTCGACTCGTCGTCGGTGATGATCAACACCCCGACATGCTTCGCCGATGGCTTCGAATACGGATTGGGTGCCGAGATCGGCATTTCTACTGATAAGCTGCACGCCCGCGGCCCGGTCGGCCTCGAAGGTTTGACCTGCGAGAAGTACGTCGTGGTCGGTGATGGACAGCTGCGCGGACAGGAGTCGGTCTGA
- a CDS encoding LrgB family protein, producing the protein MILDWYGAWTSVIHHPLFGIGITLGAYQLVLAAFEKTRWIFLQPVLVSMLLVIGVLVGCGLTYAEYRKSTEILSILLGPATVALAVPLYLNLRRIRQLFWPIFTTLVIGGVVATGMGVLLGWWFGAEHMILMTMAPKSVTSPIAMLVAEQIGGVAALAAVFVLITGVIGAIFGPSLLTRLGVHSPEARGMALGMTAHAVGTSVALQESEECGAFAALAMSLMGVATAVFLPLAVSIVV; encoded by the coding sequence ATGATCCTTGACTGGTACGGCGCCTGGACGTCGGTGATTCACCATCCATTGTTCGGTATCGGCATTACCCTCGGCGCCTATCAGCTGGTACTGGCCGCATTCGAGAAAACCCGCTGGATTTTTTTGCAGCCGGTGCTGGTCTCCATGTTGCTGGTGATCGGTGTGCTGGTGGGCTGCGGGCTGACCTACGCCGAGTACCGCAAGAGCACCGAGATTCTCAGCATTTTGCTCGGCCCGGCGACAGTCGCGCTGGCCGTCCCGCTTTATCTCAACCTGCGGCGGATTCGGCAGTTGTTCTGGCCGATTTTTACTACGCTGGTGATAGGCGGCGTGGTGGCTACGGGCATGGGCGTGCTGTTGGGCTGGTGGTTCGGTGCCGAACACATGATCCTGATGACCATGGCGCCGAAGTCGGTGACTTCGCCGATTGCCATGTTGGTGGCCGAGCAAATCGGCGGTGTCGCGGCGCTGGCGGCGGTGTTCGTGTTGATCACGGGTGTGATCGGGGCGATATTCGGCCCGAGCCTGCTGACCCGGCTCGGTGTCCACAGCCCCGAGGCACGCGGCATGGCGCTGGGCATGACCGCTCACGCGGTTGGCACGTCGGTGGCCTTGCAGGAAAGTGAAGAGTGCGGCGCGTTCGCGGCGCTGGCGATGAGTTTGATGGGCGTGGCCACGGCGGTGTTCCTGCCGTTGGCGGTGTCGATAGTGGTTTGA
- a CDS encoding CidA/LrgA family protein, whose product MLLRGLTWLVLFQLLGTAINHLFLPVLPGPIVGLLLLLVFLISRGQVGEPLNLAASSLLRYLPLLLVPPAVGVMVYAKDIAADFWAITGALVLSLLLSMAFAGVLMQRLIKRHAHHPEDNQ is encoded by the coding sequence ATGTTGTTACGTGGCCTGACCTGGCTGGTGCTGTTCCAATTGCTCGGCACCGCGATAAACCATTTGTTTTTGCCAGTGCTGCCGGGGCCGATTGTCGGTCTGCTGCTGTTGCTGGTGTTTCTGATCAGTCGTGGTCAGGTGGGTGAACCGCTGAACCTGGCGGCCAGCAGCCTGTTGCGATATTTGCCCTTGCTGCTGGTGCCGCCGGCGGTGGGCGTGATGGTTTACGCCAAAGACATTGCCGCTGATTTCTGGGCCATCACGGGAGCCTTGGTGTTGTCGCTGCTGCTGTCCATGGCCTTCGCGGGCGTGCTGATGCAGCGCTTGATCAAGCGTCATGCTCACCATCCCGAGGACAACCAATGA
- a CDS encoding C13 family peptidase, with amino-acid sequence MRSLALLALTLMLTACGDGESPLPPDARLPDGGRYRGDLVNGLLQGQGRIDYPNGSWYAGEFDQGQWHGQGEWHGSNGEVYRGQFKQGLFDGQGSLTTNGSSFTGSFKLGRRDGEGTLKENGMTYRGEFKADQYSGLGRLELDDGSAYQGQFAHGKPNGEGQRGDGNGNQFTGHFVDGQLQGNGTFNSADGDIYVGGFKNNQLHGKGRYENADGDVWLGQFEEGSLNGKGELIGADGSHYIGQFSDWRFAGQGRLNLPDGSFYIGQFDNDSYSGRGTLVLTDGTVQSGTWINGQRVRDANGKLLPDSLELGLLAQGRLLEDALSNVPASTPAVELYTLTLGGDGKQSVFLRESDYVANMLTSRFGAFGQIRLVNHRDHLVDRPMATRENMRRAAVTLAERSGPEDLIFIYLTSHGTSDHELVLDQPRMELADLPADELAAVLAPLKNRDKVIVISACYSGGFIPALKDERTLIMTASRADRVSFGCSEEANFTYFGDALFAQALNQTDDLEQAFKLARATVAERELADGFEASEPQIWAPKTVLSHWQLLRKQQARKALQSAAIESKDTKNN; translated from the coding sequence ATGCGCTCACTCGCACTCCTTGCCTTGACCCTGATGCTCACCGCTTGCGGCGACGGCGAATCGCCGCTGCCCCCTGACGCCCGCCTGCCGGATGGCGGACGCTATCGTGGAGATCTGGTCAATGGGCTGCTGCAAGGCCAGGGTCGCATCGATTACCCGAACGGCAGTTGGTATGCCGGTGAGTTCGACCAAGGCCAATGGCATGGCCAGGGCGAATGGCACGGCAGCAACGGCGAGGTTTATCGCGGGCAATTCAAGCAAGGGCTGTTCGACGGCCAGGGCAGCCTGACCACCAATGGCAGCAGCTTCACCGGTAGCTTCAAACTCGGACGCCGCGACGGCGAAGGCACCCTCAAAGAAAACGGCATGACCTACCGCGGCGAATTCAAAGCCGATCAGTATTCAGGGCTTGGCCGTCTCGAACTCGATGATGGCAGCGCCTATCAGGGCCAGTTCGCCCACGGCAAGCCCAACGGCGAAGGCCAGCGCGGGGACGGCAACGGCAATCAGTTCACCGGGCACTTCGTCGATGGACAGCTGCAAGGCAACGGGACGTTCAACAGTGCCGACGGCGACATTTATGTCGGCGGTTTCAAGAACAATCAACTGCACGGCAAGGGCCGCTACGAAAACGCCGACGGCGACGTCTGGCTGGGCCAATTCGAGGAAGGCTCGCTGAACGGCAAGGGCGAGTTGATCGGCGCCGATGGCAGCCATTACATTGGTCAATTCAGCGACTGGCGCTTTGCCGGCCAAGGTCGCCTGAACCTGCCTGATGGCAGTTTCTATATCGGCCAGTTCGACAACGACAGCTATTCCGGTCGCGGCACCCTGGTGCTGACGGACGGCACGGTACAAAGCGGTACCTGGATCAACGGCCAGCGCGTGCGCGATGCAAATGGCAAATTACTCCCCGACAGCCTCGAACTCGGCCTACTGGCCCAGGGCCGCCTGCTGGAGGACGCACTCAGCAATGTGCCGGCCTCGACTCCGGCCGTCGAGCTGTACACCTTGACCCTCGGCGGCGATGGCAAGCAGAGCGTGTTCCTGCGCGAATCCGACTACGTCGCCAACATGCTCACCAGCCGCTTCGGCGCCTTTGGCCAGATCCGCCTGGTGAACCATCGCGACCACCTCGTCGATCGCCCGATGGCCACCCGGGAAAACATGCGCCGCGCCGCCGTGACCCTGGCCGAACGCAGCGGGCCGGAAGACCTGATTTTCATCTACCTGACCAGCCACGGCACCAGTGATCACGAACTGGTGCTCGACCAGCCGCGCATGGAACTGGCCGATCTGCCGGCCGACGAACTGGCCGCCGTCCTGGCACCACTGAAAAACCGCGACAAGGTCATCGTGATTTCGGCCTGCTACTCCGGCGGCTTCATCCCTGCCCTCAAGGATGAACGAACCCTGATCATGACCGCCTCGCGGGCTGACCGCGTGTCCTTTGGCTGTTCGGAAGAAGCCAACTTCACTTACTTCGGCGATGCCCTGTTCGCCCAGGCCCTGAACCAGACCGATGATCTGGAACAGGCCTTCAAGCTGGCCAGGGCGACTGTCGCCGAGCGCGAGCTGGCCGATGGCTTCGAAGCCTCCGAACCGCAGATCTGGGCACCGAAAACCGTGCTCTCCCACTGGCAGCTGTTACGTAAACAACAGGCACGCAAAGCCCTGCAAAGTGCCGCCATTGAAAGCAAGGATACAAAGAACAACTAA
- a CDS encoding bifunctional DedA family/phosphatase PAP2 family protein → MGPWLDSVTAWLTVNPQWLAAAVFIVAFVECLAIAGLIVPGTVLLFAVAVLAGSGALSLSETLLLGFLAGVLGDVVSYFLGRHFHQNIRRLPGLRHHPEWIAGAESYFQRYGIASLLVGRFIGPLRPMLPMVAGMFDMPFPRFFAVSLLAAAGWSVAYLLPGWATGAAIRLPLPEGFWLQAGIVAGSIAVMVGLSATSSLRRHRKATMFIAGMSALILAGLFIGYPHLTALDQGVMALVQEHRSPMLDEVAVVFTLIGEFRNMLLFSALLVGLLLITRQWRPAIFAGSTLMCTALANTLTKHFFARVRPEVLSDPLTSYSMPSGHASGSFALFLTLAVLAGRGQPPRMRLTWLLVGCLPALAISLSRVYLGAHWPTDILAGAMLAACVCATSLWLIQRQTSLNALPPRVWWLVLPALVALFAFFVIRHLPHTMLRYAY, encoded by the coding sequence ATGGGCCCATGGCTCGATAGCGTGACGGCCTGGTTGACGGTCAACCCGCAATGGCTGGCAGCGGCAGTATTCATCGTGGCCTTCGTGGAGTGCCTGGCGATTGCCGGGCTGATCGTCCCCGGCACGGTTTTGTTATTCGCCGTGGCAGTGCTGGCCGGCAGCGGTGCGCTGTCGTTGAGCGAAACATTATTGCTGGGCTTCCTCGCCGGCGTACTGGGCGACGTCGTGTCCTATTTCCTGGGACGGCATTTCCATCAGAACATCCGTCGCCTGCCCGGATTGCGCCATCACCCGGAGTGGATCGCCGGGGCCGAGTCATACTTCCAGCGCTACGGCATTGCCAGCCTGCTGGTCGGGCGTTTCATTGGCCCCTTGCGGCCCATGCTGCCGATGGTCGCCGGGATGTTCGACATGCCATTCCCACGCTTCTTCGCTGTCAGCCTGCTGGCGGCGGCGGGATGGTCGGTAGCGTATCTACTGCCGGGTTGGGCCACCGGCGCGGCGATTCGCTTGCCGTTGCCCGAAGGCTTCTGGCTGCAGGCGGGCATCGTCGCCGGCAGTATTGCAGTCATGGTGGGACTGAGCGCGACCAGCAGCCTGCGTCGCCACCGCAAGGCCACGATGTTCATTGCAGGCATGAGTGCTCTGATTCTGGCAGGGTTGTTTATCGGCTATCCGCACCTGACGGCCCTCGACCAGGGGGTTATGGCCCTGGTACAGGAGCACCGCAGCCCGATGCTCGATGAAGTGGCCGTTGTCTTCACGCTGATTGGCGAATTCCGCAACATGCTGCTGTTCAGTGCCTTGCTGGTCGGGCTACTGCTGATCACCCGCCAATGGCGTCCGGCGATCTTCGCCGGCAGCACGCTGATGTGCACCGCACTGGCCAACACCTTGACCAAGCATTTTTTCGCCCGTGTGCGCCCGGAAGTGCTCAGCGACCCACTGACCAGCTACAGCATGCCCAGCGGCCACGCGTCAGGCTCTTTCGCGCTGTTCCTGACCCTCGCCGTACTGGCCGGCCGCGGGCAGCCACCACGGATGCGCCTGACCTGGCTGCTGGTGGGATGCCTGCCGGCGCTGGCGATTTCCCTTTCCCGCGTCTACCTCGGCGCGCATTGGCCGACGGATATTTTGGCCGGGGCGATGCTGGCGGCATGCGTCTGCGCGACGAGCCTGTGGTTGATCCAGCGTCAGACTTCGCTCAACGCCCTGCCGCCCAGGGTATGGTGGCTGGTATTGCCGGCGCTGGTGGCGCTGTTCGCATTCTTCGTGATCCGGCATTTGCCGCACACCATGCTGCGGTATGCCTATTAA
- a CDS encoding YceK/YidQ family lipoprotein, whose product MNKFLTIVLALQLAGCATARTLDAAKPGAPVVYSGTRLDLYAMNGGCCAMDRFGAEAPSYPGVDLPASALLDTLLLPLSLLTVIGVSFQATGGL is encoded by the coding sequence ATGAATAAGTTTCTGACGATTGTTCTCGCCTTGCAGTTGGCCGGGTGCGCCACCGCGCGCACGCTGGATGCCGCGAAGCCGGGTGCGCCGGTGGTGTACTCAGGGACTCGGCTGGATCTGTATGCGATGAACGGTGGTTGTTGCGCGATGGACCGCTTCGGTGCCGAAGCGCCGAGCTATCCCGGCGTCGACCTGCCGGCCAGCGCACTGCTCGACACCCTGCTGCTGCCTTTGTCGTTGCTGACTGTGATCGGGGTCAGTTTTCAGGCGACAGGCGGATTGTAG
- a CDS encoding MaoC family dehydratase — protein sequence MPYVPVAELNDYVGKELGRSEWLTIDQERINLFAEATGDYQFIHVDPVKAAQTPFGSTIAHGFLSLSLIPKLMEDILVMPEGLKMVVNYGLDSVRFIQPVKVNSNVRLKVDLTEVTEKKPGQWLLKATATLEIEGSDKPAYIAEPLSLCFV from the coding sequence ATGCCCTATGTTCCAGTTGCAGAGCTCAATGATTATGTCGGCAAGGAACTTGGACGTTCCGAATGGCTCACCATCGATCAGGAACGCATCAACCTGTTCGCCGAAGCCACAGGGGACTATCAGTTCATCCATGTCGATCCGGTCAAAGCCGCGCAAACGCCCTTTGGCAGCACCATAGCCCACGGTTTCCTGTCCCTGTCACTGATTCCAAAACTGATGGAAGACATCCTCGTCATGCCCGAGGGCTTGAAGATGGTGGTCAACTACGGCCTCGATAGCGTGCGCTTCATTCAGCCGGTCAAGGTCAATTCGAACGTGCGCCTCAAAGTCGACCTGACCGAAGTCACCGAGAAGAAACCCGGCCAATGGCTGCTCAAAGCCACCGCGACCCTTGAAATCGAAGGCTCGGACAAGCCGGCGTACATCGCTGAGCCCCTGTCGCTCTGCTTCGTGTAA
- a CDS encoding DNA-3-methyladenine glycosylase, translating to MTNLTVRESAASLPKGLPDAFFDRDAQTLARDLLGKVIRHRVGDLWLSARIIETEAYYCEEKGSHASLGYTEKRKALFLDGGHIYMYYARGGDSLNFSAQGPGNAVLIKSAYPWVDEVSGPASLAQMLLNNPDAQGRPRPSQKLCAGQTLLCKSLGLKVPVWDAKRFDHDVLLVEDVGQSPPHIIQATRLGIPQGRDEHLMYRFVDGAYAAHCTRNPLRRGQVEGRDYFVLS from the coding sequence ATGACTAATCTGACTGTTCGTGAGTCCGCCGCGAGCCTGCCCAAGGGCCTCCCGGACGCTTTTTTCGACCGTGACGCCCAAACGCTGGCCCGGGATCTACTGGGCAAAGTCATCCGCCATCGGGTCGGCGACCTGTGGCTCAGCGCCCGGATTATCGAAACAGAAGCCTATTACTGCGAAGAAAAAGGCAGTCACGCCTCCCTCGGTTACACAGAAAAGCGTAAGGCTTTGTTTCTGGATGGCGGCCACATTTATATGTATTACGCCCGTGGCGGCGATTCCCTCAACTTCAGCGCTCAAGGCCCTGGCAACGCGGTGCTGATCAAATCCGCCTACCCTTGGGTCGATGAGGTCAGCGGACCGGCGAGCCTGGCGCAGATGCTCTTGAACAACCCCGACGCCCAAGGCCGCCCTCGCCCCTCGCAGAAGCTGTGCGCGGGGCAAACATTGCTTTGCAAGTCCTTGGGACTGAAGGTGCCCGTCTGGGATGCAAAGCGCTTTGATCATGATGTACTACTGGTGGAAGACGTCGGCCAGTCCCCTCCCCATATCATCCAGGCCACGCGCCTGGGCATTCCTCAAGGGCGTGACGAACACTTGATGTACCGCTTCGTGGATGGGGCCTATGCCGCCCATTGCACGCGGAACCCGCTGCGACGGGGGCAGGTCGAAGGTCGCGATTATTTTGTGCTGTCCTGA
- a CDS encoding LON peptidase substrate-binding domain-containing protein, producing MSLPLFPLNTVLFPGCVLDLQIFEARYLDMIGRCMKQGGGFGVVCILDGEEVGIAPAGYALVGCEALITDFKQQDNGLLGIRVQGGRRFHVLRTEVQRDQLTVAEVEWLEDEPEQPLQDEDADLMALLKALAEHPMVEALNMGTEATGQQSLANQLAYLLPFAEVDKIDLLQLDDPQQRLDAIQALLDELQGELFA from the coding sequence ATGAGTCTGCCGCTTTTTCCGCTGAATACGGTGCTGTTTCCTGGCTGCGTCCTCGACTTGCAGATTTTCGAGGCGCGCTACCTGGACATGATCGGTCGCTGCATGAAGCAGGGCGGCGGCTTCGGTGTGGTGTGCATTCTAGACGGCGAAGAAGTCGGCATCGCTCCGGCGGGTTACGCGCTGGTCGGATGCGAGGCGCTGATCACCGACTTCAAGCAGCAGGACAACGGCCTGCTCGGGATTCGAGTCCAGGGCGGTCGGCGATTCCATGTGTTGCGCACCGAGGTTCAGCGCGATCAGTTGACCGTCGCCGAGGTCGAGTGGCTGGAAGATGAGCCCGAGCAACCACTACAGGATGAGGACGCCGATCTGATGGCCTTGCTCAAGGCGCTGGCCGAACACCCGATGGTCGAAGCGCTGAACATGGGCACGGAAGCGACCGGCCAACAGTCGTTGGCCAATCAGTTGGCTTACCTCTTGCCGTTCGCCGAAGTGGACAAGATCGACCTGCTGCAACTCGATGATCCGCAGCAACGACTTGACGCGATTCAGGCGTTGCTGGACGAGTTGCAAGGGGAATTGTTTGCCTGA
- the mpl gene encoding UDP-N-acetylmuramate:L-alanyl-gamma-D-glutamyl-meso-diaminopimelate ligase: MHIHILGICGTFMGSMAVLAKELGHHVTGSDANVYPPMSTQLEAQGIELTQGYDPSQLDPAPDLVVIGNAMSRGNPAVEYVLNKGLPYVSGPQWLADHVLQGRWVLAVAGTHGKTTTSSMLAWVLEHAGMSPGFLIGGVPQNFSVSARLGDTPFFVIEADEYDSAFFDKRSKFVHYRPRTAILNNLEFDHADIFPDLPAIERQFHHLVRTIPSEGLIIHPTTEPALQRVIEMGCWTPVQTTGAGGQWQVKLLSEDGSKFEVMFEGASQGVVEWDMTGQHNVANALATLAAARHVGVVPSMGIAALSAFKSVKRRMEKVAEVRGITIYDDFAHHPTAIATTLDGLRKRIGDAPLIAIIEPRSNSMKLGAHRDGLPESVVDADQVIWYAPANLGWDLAGTAALCTVPSIVSDSLEGIIERVKSQSQPGTHVVIMSNGGFGGLHGKLAEALK; this comes from the coding sequence ATGCACATTCATATTCTTGGTATCTGCGGCACTTTCATGGGTTCGATGGCGGTTCTGGCCAAAGAGCTGGGCCATCACGTGACGGGCTCCGATGCCAACGTCTATCCGCCGATGAGCACCCAGCTCGAGGCTCAGGGCATTGAATTGACCCAGGGTTATGACCCGTCGCAACTGGACCCGGCCCCCGACCTGGTGGTGATCGGCAACGCCATGTCGCGTGGCAACCCCGCCGTGGAATATGTACTGAACAAAGGCCTGCCCTATGTTTCCGGTCCGCAATGGCTGGCGGACCACGTGCTGCAAGGTCGCTGGGTGCTGGCCGTTGCCGGTACTCATGGCAAAACCACCACCAGTAGCATGCTCGCCTGGGTGCTGGAGCATGCGGGCATGAGCCCGGGCTTCCTGATCGGCGGTGTGCCGCAGAATTTCTCGGTGTCGGCGCGTTTGGGTGATACGCCGTTCTTCGTCATCGAAGCCGATGAGTACGACAGTGCGTTCTTCGACAAGCGTTCCAAATTCGTGCACTACCGTCCGCGCACGGCGATCCTGAACAATCTGGAGTTCGATCACGCGGACATCTTCCCTGATCTGCCGGCCATCGAGCGGCAATTTCATCACTTGGTGCGGACCATCCCGAGTGAAGGCCTGATCATTCATCCGACCACCGAGCCCGCCTTGCAACGCGTCATCGAGATGGGCTGCTGGACCCCGGTGCAAACCACGGGTGCCGGCGGCCAGTGGCAGGTCAAGCTGCTCAGCGAAGACGGCTCGAAGTTCGAAGTGATGTTCGAAGGTGCTTCCCAGGGCGTGGTCGAGTGGGACATGACCGGCCAGCACAACGTTGCCAACGCACTGGCCACACTGGCGGCTGCACGTCACGTCGGTGTGGTGCCGTCCATGGGCATCGCCGCCTTGAGCGCTTTCAAAAGCGTGAAGCGTCGCATGGAAAAAGTCGCGGAGGTGCGCGGCATCACTATTTATGACGACTTCGCTCACCATCCGACCGCCATCGCCACCACGCTCGACGGCTTGCGTAAACGCATTGGCGATGCACCGTTGATCGCTATCATCGAGCCGCGCTCCAATTCCATGAAGCTCGGGGCGCACCGTGATGGTTTGCCGGAAAGCGTGGTCGATGCCGACCAGGTGATCTGGTACGCACCGGCCAACCTCGGTTGGGATCTGGCGGGCACCGCCGCGCTGTGTACGGTGCCGTCGATCGTCAGTGATTCGCTCGAAGGCATCATTGAGCGCGTTAAGAGTCAGTCCCAGCCCGGCACTCACGTGGTGATCATGAGCAACGGTGGCTTTGGCGGCCTGCACGGCAAACTCGCCGAGGCGCTCAAATGA
- the ubiX gene encoding flavin prenyltransferase UbiX encodes MNNGPDRITLAMTGASGAQYGLRLLDCLVREEREVHFLISKAAQLVMATETDVTLPAKPQMMQAFLTEYTGAAAGQIRVYGKEDWMSPVASGSGAPAAMVVVPCSTGTLSAIATGACNNLIERAADVTLKERRQLIVVPREAPYSSIHLENMLKLSNMGVTILPASPGFYHQPQTIDDLIDFVVARILNLLNIPQDMLPRWGEHHLTSDE; translated from the coding sequence ATGAACAACGGCCCGGACCGCATCACCCTGGCGATGACAGGCGCTTCCGGCGCCCAGTATGGCTTGCGCCTGCTCGACTGCCTGGTGCGCGAAGAGCGGGAAGTGCACTTTCTGATTTCCAAGGCCGCGCAATTGGTGATGGCCACCGAAACCGACGTCACGCTGCCGGCCAAACCGCAGATGATGCAGGCCTTCCTCACCGAATACACCGGCGCTGCGGCGGGGCAGATTCGGGTGTATGGGAAGGAAGACTGGATGTCGCCGGTGGCCTCGGGCTCCGGCGCACCGGCGGCGATGGTGGTGGTGCCGTGCTCTACCGGGACGTTGTCAGCCATCGCGACCGGCGCCTGCAACAACCTGATCGAACGTGCCGCCGATGTGACGCTGAAGGAGCGTCGCCAGCTGATCGTGGTGCCCCGTGAAGCGCCGTATTCGAGCATTCACCTGGAAAACATGCTCAAGTTGTCGAACATGGGCGTGACTATTCTGCCAGCATCGCCGGGCTTCTATCATCAGCCGCAAACCATCGACGACCTGATCGATTTCGTCGTGGCGCGCATTCTCAACCTGTTGAATATTCCGCAAGACATGCTGCCGCGCTGGGGCGAACACCATCTGACCAGCGATGAATAA